From the genome of Ptychodera flava strain L36383 chromosome 22, AS_Pfla_20210202, whole genome shotgun sequence, one region includes:
- the LOC139122981 gene encoding multiple inositol polyphosphate phosphatase 1-like translates to MADMYPYKMAHSLITLFLVLLSASSSQPPQQDVVRVLFSTKTTYSASFGGWEEMDKNFIHTKSLIESRSPTCRPLQVNAVFRHGTRYPSQNDFKILHKLQGVQEYITNKKYYKLKSWINKFSDTEPKILAETGRKEMQDLGQRYAWYFPRLISRTHSANGRLKFTSSDLSRTIESAEMFIEGLQKVMGSKEERASVKLDILNSDTDVLARFFDNCEKFILTIEKNKTALAEVSKFGDGNEVHSVVEGLIKRLGIPEDISFNKDHAKAVFSVCAYELAILGKSHWCDALTTSDLQVLEYLADLKHYWRKGYGYELNYHICCRLLQELFAIMEQAVSGIKRDDHLVGSFWFGHAETIFPLISILGLFNDTVKLRADNFDTSRNRLFRGSKLAPFASNVAIVVYECDKDETDADDFMVEVFVQETPVTLPCCQSSLCQYTTVKECYSKWLNDCDFEKLCGYEHKTQKLKEEL, encoded by the exons ATGGCTGACATGTACCCGTACAAAATGGCTCACAGTCTCATCACTTTGTTTTTAGTGTTACTTTCTGCATCTTCGTCACAGCCTCCTCAGCAAGATGTAGTTCGTGTTTTGTTCTCAACCAAGACAACATACTCTGCATCGTTTGGTGGCTGGGAGGAAATGGACAAGAATTTCATACACACGAAGAGCTTGATCGAATCGAGAAGTCCAACCTGTCGCCCTTTGCAAGTCAATGCAGTTTTCAGGCATGGGACGAGATACCCAAGTCAAAAcgactttaaaattttgcacaagCTTCAGGGCGTTCAAGAATATATTACAAACAAGAAATATTACAAACTAAAATCGTGGATAAATAAGTTTTCAGACACAGAGCCGAAAATATTAGCAGAAACTGGTCGCAAAGAAATGCAGGATCTTGGTCAAAGATATGCATGGTATTTTCCAAGACTCATCAGCAGGACACACTCTGCAAACGGCCGTCTCAAGTTTACTAGTTCTGATCTGTCAAGAACTATAGAAAGTGCTGAAATGTTCATTGAAGGCTTGCAAAAGGTGATGGGAAGTAAAGAAGAGAGAGCTAGTGTTAAGCTTGACATTTTAAATTCGGATACAGACGTCctcgcaagattttttgacaattgtGAAAAGTTCATCCTGACaattgagaaaaacaaaacGGCACTAGCTGAAGTGTCAAAGTTTGGTGATGGCAATGAAGTACATTCTGTTGTGGAGGGGCTTATCAAGAGACTAGGTATTCCAGAAGACATCTCATTCAATAAAG ATCATGCAAAGGCCGTATTCAGTGTGTGTGCTTATGAGCTGGCCATTTTGGGGAAATCCCACTGGTGCGATGCCTTGACAACAAGCGACCTACAGGTGCTTGAATACTTGGCTGATCTCAAACATTACTGGAGGAAAGGATATGGGTATGAGTTGAACTATCACATCTGTTGCCGTCTGCTGCAAGAGCTCTTTGCGATAATGGAACAAGCCGTCAGTGGGATTAAGCG TGATGATCACTTGGTTGGATCTTTCTGGTTTGGTCACGCCGAGACGATATTCCCTCTCATCAGCATTCTGGGATTGTTCAACGACACAGTCAAACTTCGGGCGGATAACTTTGACACCAGCAGAAATAGACTATTCCGCGGCAGCAAGCTAGCCCCGTTTGCGTCCAACGTGGCCATTGTCGTCTATGAATGTGACAAGGACGAGACCGATGCTGATGACTTCATGGTTGAAGTTTTTGTCCAGGAAACACCGGTGACTTTACCCTGCTGTCAGTCATCTCTTTGTCAGTACACAACCGTTAAagaatgttattcaaaatggctgaatgattgtgactttgaaaaatTGTGTGGATATGAACACAAAACTCAAAAACTCAAAGAGGAGCTGTAG